Part of the Propionimicrobium sp. PCR01-08-3 genome, GGCCTCCACCTCGTCATCACGGGTCCGCTTCAGGAACTCGGCGCGGAGCTCCTCACGCGACCTGGGCGGCGCTGCCGCCGTCGCAGCCACCCGCTGCTGGCGCTGCACCTCGGCAGCCTGCCGCTGGGCCTCGGCCGCACGGCGCTGGCGCTCAGCCTCGACGGCCTGCTGGAGACCCGCATCGGTGAACTCCGAGCTCAGCTTCGAGGCCGCCTTGCGACGACGACGAGGCCTCTTCCCAGGGGTCACCTCGTCACGTGCCACGTACGTGATCCCAACCTCGACGTCGCCCTTCCGGCGACCCTCGCGGGCATCGGTATCCACGACGTGCTCGGTGCGGACCACGTCCACACCACGGGTCTTGCACTCGGCCTCGAAGACCTCGTTGAACGCAGCGAGATCACCCTTGAGAGCGACCTCCTTCGCCTCGGCCACCCGGTCACCGATCGACTGCTCGAAGGCCTGGAGATCGGCACGCCGGTCGGTCCACTTCTCGCGCGCGGCGACGTACTGATCGTCGACGACGCGCATACCTTCCTCGCGCATGAGCGTGTCGTTGAGCCGCTTGATCGCAGCGTGCGTCCTGTTCTTCTTCGGCGCGAGGCCCGAGACCAGGTCATGGTTCAAAATGACCACATGGGCGTGGACGTGACCACCATCGGCGTCGTCGTGTACCACGACCATCGTCGGTGAGTTCGGGAACGCCCGCCGGGCCAGTTCCAGGGCCAGGTCACCACCTCGCTGGAGGTCGTCGGGGTTGCGCACATCCAACTCGTCGGGGTGGAAGTTGACCAACATCCCGTGGGCCTTGACCCGGCGCTTGTGGCCTGCCGCGAGCCGGTTGCCCAGCTCGATGAACTCGTCGATGGAACCGGCGTCACAGTGGAACCCCGGGGCGATGCGATTCGTGCCCGCCTTCGCATGATCCCTCTTCTTGGCAC contains:
- a CDS encoding relaxase/mobilization nuclease domain-containing protein; this translates as MSTTHIAPVYDLGTRADYLEMGVGAKKRDHAKAGTNRIAPGFHCDAGSIDEFIELGNRLAAGHKRRVKAHGMLVNFHPDELDVRNPDDLQRGGDLALELARRAFPNSPTMVVVHDDADGGHVHAHVVILNHDLVSGLAPKKNRTHAAIKRLNDTLMREEGMRVVDDQYVAAREKWTDRRADLQAFEQSIGDRVAEAKEVALKGDLAAFNEVFEAECKTRGVDVVRTEHVVDTDAREGRRKGDVEVGITYVARDEVTPGKRPRRRRKAASKLSSEFTDAGLQQAVEAERQRRAAEAQRQAAEVQRQQRVAATAAAPPRSREELRAEFLKRTRDDEVEADTGPLAPLSPAEEQGEPQDDAVEAEVEPLAPLPADPAAVAPLPPTDEAVEETETPALATARAGHVGALAPLTPATNERYRSPIRDQQPKRDRDQAYLDRIAAVDEHVVERTEARKLIDAAVLKNVGRRDISSFRAVMHAATVETLEARETMKAAASRAYEEGNLARVKALRTAMAEGRFYVVEREDEEPVVQPGGERQYGD